The genome window TTGATTTCCCGAGCCATATAATAGGTAGGGTTTTCGCAGTGACCGGGCACATAAGGATAGTCAACGATCCCGTCGACCTCGTCCCCCTCCTCATCACTTTTCACAACGCGACGTACAAGAAGATCTACGACCTCCTGACGCACGCGTGGATGACGGAAGAGGAGCTCTGTGCCCGTGTCCCGGGGGAAGACGTGAGCAGTTGCCTCGCCATCCTCAAAAAAGGGAGTCTCGTGGAGGAGAAGTGGAGGATGCCGGTCCCCGGCCAGAAGCCGTCCAAGGAGTACAGGGCGACGTACAACAAGTTCAGGGCGAGTTTCCAGTGCAATTTCTCCGATCTCGCCGATCTCCTCTTCGTGGCGGTCTCCAACGACGAGTACTTGAGGGAACTCGTGGAGAAGGTGGAGGGAGAACTCCGGTCCGGGAACACCTCGATCAACGACATCGCGCGGAAGTTCGGGGTCAACCCGATCTTCATCAGGGGGCTTGCGAAGCGCATCCCCCACCTCGACCTGAAGGGGCAGGGGCTGGTCCTCCTTGACGGCGAGCGACACTGACCCCCTCTCGGCACTCCTGCGCAGCAAGAGGGAGGTCACGAGGCTCCAGATCCTCGTCGAGATCGCGGAGCACCAGCCGGCGATCCGCCAGCAGGAGATCGCGAGGAAGATGGGCGTGACGCCGCAGGCGGTCTCGGAGTACATAAGGGAACTCACCGACGAGGGGATGGTCACGGCCCACGGGAGGGGCCACTACACCGTGACGAGGTCCGGGATAGAGTGGGTCCTCGCGCAGGCAGAGACGCTCGAAGCGTACGCCCGCCACATCCGGAGGGACGTGATCCAGCAGGTCTCCACGTGGACGGCACTCGCGGCGACCGATCTCGAGGAAGGGGAGCGGGTCGGCGTGTACATGCAGGACGGCTTCCTCTACGCGTCCCGCGAGCCGAGGAGCGCGATGGGGACCGTGACGCGGGATGCCCGCGCCGGGGAGGACGTGGGCGTCGCCCGCCTCTCGGGCCTCATCGACCACACCGAGGGCGTCGTCCACGTCTGCAAGGTCCCCCGCGTCGAGAAGGGGGGTTCCCAGCGCGTGGAGAGAGATGCCCTCGCCGGGCTCGTTCGGGACGTAAAGGTCGTCGCGGCGGTCGGGCTCGAGGCGTACGTCGCCCTCGAGAAGGTCGGGAGGAAGCCCGACATGTTCTTCGGCGCCCGCGAGGGAGTGATCGAGGCGGCATTCCACGGCCTTGACTGCGTCATCGTCATCGTGGACGAGGAATTCACGGATTTCCTGAAGAGACTGGAGGCAGCAGGGCTCTCCTACACGATCCACGACCTCTCGACCCCATGAACATCCTCGTCGTGCCCCAGAAGGGTGATTACAGGATCCTCTTCCTCGACAACCTGAAGGTCGTCGCCACGGGGATCGCCGAGATCGAGGAGACGGAGAAGGGTTTCCGGCCGGGGAGGTACAGGCTCCGCTGGGGGGAGAAGAAGCAGTTCCGGCACACACCCTCAAAGGAGCTCGTGGTCTCGCTCCGGAAGGGCTCGGTGTACCTCGCGAGGGAGGACGAGGTCTTCG of Methanolinea sp. contains these proteins:
- a CDS encoding ArsR family transcriptional regulator; the encoded protein is MTGHIRIVNDPVDLVPLLITFHNATYKKIYDLLTHAWMTEEELCARVPGEDVSSCLAILKKGSLVEEKWRMPVPGQKPSKEYRATYNKFRASFQCNFSDLADLLFVAVSNDEYLRELVEKVEGELRSGNTSINDIARKFGVNPIFIRGLAKRIPHLDLKGQGLVLLDGERH
- a CDS encoding winged helix-turn-helix transcriptional regulator, whose product is MTASDTDPLSALLRSKREVTRLQILVEIAEHQPAIRQQEIARKMGVTPQAVSEYIRELTDEGMVTAHGRGHYTVTRSGIEWVLAQAETLEAYARHIRRDVIQQVSTWTALAATDLEEGERVGVYMQDGFLYASREPRSAMGTVTRDARAGEDVGVARLSGLIDHTEGVVHVCKVPRVEKGGSQRVERDALAGLVRDVKVVAAVGLEAYVALEKVGRKPDMFFGAREGVIEAAFHGLDCVIVIVDEEFTDFLKRLEAAGLSYTIHDLSTP